In one Caballeronia sp. M1242 genomic region, the following are encoded:
- the glf gene encoding UDP-galactopyranose mutase, with product MRIVETTANGSSNSGSSGHPSQTDARAQHRKGFDYLIVGAGFAGSVMAERLASEYGQRVLLIDRRPHIAGNAYDEYNADGILVHRYGPHIFHTNARRVLDYLSRFTAWRPYRHRVLASVDGMLVPVPINLTTLNRLYSLDLSPQQAEAFLAARAEPLAEIRTSEDVVVSKIGRELYEKFFRGYTRKQWGMDPSELDRSVTSRVPVRTTADDGYFNDEYQCMPLEGYTRMFQKMLAHPNIKVMLNTDYREVRDEVTYRKLVYTGPIDEYFDHCLGKLPYRSLAFRHETLNQEHFQSLAVVNYPAEKVPFTRITEYKYLTGQEHAKTSITYEYPSDEGDPYYPIPRPANAELFKRYEALAEAHPEVIFAGRLGSYRYYNMDQVVAQALSLVERIATAEGFRTRAEVATV from the coding sequence ATGCGCATCGTAGAAACGACAGCAAACGGATCGTCCAATTCCGGATCGAGCGGTCATCCGTCACAGACCGATGCGCGCGCACAGCACCGCAAAGGCTTCGATTACCTGATCGTCGGCGCGGGTTTCGCGGGCAGCGTGATGGCCGAGCGGCTCGCGAGCGAGTACGGCCAGCGCGTGCTGCTCATCGACCGGCGCCCGCATATTGCAGGCAATGCCTACGACGAGTACAACGCGGACGGCATTCTCGTTCATCGTTACGGACCGCACATCTTTCATACGAACGCGCGACGCGTACTCGACTATTTGTCGCGATTCACGGCATGGCGCCCGTACCGGCATCGCGTGCTCGCATCCGTCGACGGCATGCTGGTGCCGGTGCCGATCAATCTGACCACGCTCAATCGCCTTTATTCGCTCGACCTTTCGCCGCAGCAGGCCGAGGCGTTTCTCGCGGCGCGCGCCGAACCGCTCGCAGAAATAAGGACGTCTGAAGATGTGGTAGTGAGCAAGATCGGCCGCGAACTGTACGAGAAGTTCTTTCGCGGATACACGCGCAAGCAATGGGGCATGGACCCGTCGGAACTGGATCGATCAGTGACGTCTCGCGTGCCGGTGCGCACGACAGCCGATGACGGCTACTTCAACGACGAGTATCAGTGCATGCCGCTCGAAGGATATACACGCATGTTCCAGAAAATGCTGGCGCATCCGAACATCAAGGTCATGCTCAATACGGACTATCGCGAGGTCCGCGACGAGGTGACTTATCGCAAGCTCGTTTATACGGGGCCCATCGACGAGTACTTCGATCACTGTCTCGGGAAACTGCCTTATCGCTCGCTCGCGTTCCGGCACGAAACGCTCAATCAAGAGCACTTTCAATCGCTGGCGGTGGTGAATTATCCGGCCGAGAAAGTGCCTTTTACGCGCATCACCGAGTACAAGTATCTGACGGGTCAGGAGCACGCGAAAACGAGCATTACCTACGAATATCCGAGCGATGAAGGCGACCCTTATTACCCGATTCCGCGGCCCGCGAATGCGGAGTTGTTCAAACGCTACGAGGCGCTCGCGGAGGCGCATCCGGAAGTCATCTTCGCGGGCCGGCTCGGAAGCTACCGCTACTACAACATGGATCAGGTCGTGGCTCAGGCGTTGAGTCTTGTCGAGCGCATCGCCACGGCGGAAGGATTCCGGACTCGCGCCGAGGTCGCTACCGTCTGA
- a CDS encoding glycosyltransferase family 1 protein: MNVRADFRPAVTSGGTLLRETQARSEPAAASAAGSADSPSTHVRPRISIARSGLPWTFLCLSHLRWNFVYQRPQHLLSRIAKQAEVLFFEEPRRTDNAAPSLDVRTTDEGIRVLTPCLPSGFTQEEDERAQRALLDAYLADTRTWDLGLWYYSPMTLAFTDHLDARLIVYDCMDELSAFKNAPRQLTERETRLMRKADVVFTGGQSLYESKRRFHHNVHAFPSSVDVAHFEKARGPLSEPDDQTPIPRPRLGFYGVLDERFDAALIGALAAARPDWQFVMLGPLAKIRPADLPQAPNIHYLGQKSYDDLPRYLAGWDVALMPFAINEATRYISPTKTPEYLAAGRPVVSTPIADVVSRYGESGVVRIADDAVSFERAIESALEDGQDRAAFIGRVEAVLAGTSWDNTCAAMVAEVKKCAS, translated from the coding sequence ATGAATGTCCGGGCGGATTTCCGCCCGGCAGTGACTTCCGGAGGCACTCTCTTGCGCGAGACTCAAGCCCGATCAGAACCCGCAGCCGCCAGCGCGGCCGGGTCCGCAGACAGTCCGTCGACGCACGTTCGCCCGCGCATCTCAATCGCGCGATCGGGCCTGCCATGGACGTTCCTTTGCCTCTCGCACCTTCGCTGGAACTTCGTGTATCAGCGGCCGCAGCACTTGCTGTCGCGCATCGCGAAGCAGGCGGAAGTCCTCTTCTTCGAAGAGCCTCGACGAACGGATAACGCCGCGCCGTCGCTTGATGTTCGGACTACTGATGAAGGCATTCGGGTACTGACGCCGTGCCTTCCTTCCGGCTTCACGCAGGAAGAGGACGAGCGCGCGCAACGCGCGCTGCTCGACGCGTATCTGGCGGACACGCGCACATGGGACCTCGGTCTCTGGTACTACTCGCCGATGACGCTCGCTTTTACCGATCATCTCGATGCCAGGCTCATCGTGTATGACTGCATGGACGAGCTGTCCGCTTTCAAGAACGCGCCGCGGCAACTCACGGAGCGCGAAACGCGGCTCATGCGTAAGGCGGATGTCGTCTTTACGGGTGGCCAGAGCCTCTATGAGTCGAAGCGGCGTTTTCACCATAACGTGCATGCGTTTCCGAGCAGTGTCGATGTTGCGCACTTCGAAAAGGCGCGCGGGCCTCTCTCCGAGCCAGACGATCAGACGCCGATACCGCGCCCGCGTCTCGGCTTCTATGGCGTGCTCGACGAGCGCTTCGACGCCGCGCTGATCGGCGCGCTCGCCGCCGCGAGACCGGACTGGCAGTTCGTCATGCTCGGTCCTTTGGCGAAGATCCGGCCCGCTGATCTGCCGCAAGCACCGAACATTCATTATCTCGGCCAGAAGTCCTATGACGACCTGCCACGCTATCTCGCTGGCTGGGACGTCGCGCTGATGCCTTTCGCGATCAACGAGGCCACGCGCTATATCAGCCCGACAAAGACGCCGGAATATCTCGCGGCAGGCCGCCCCGTGGTGTCGACGCCCATTGCCGATGTGGTGTCGCGCTACGGCGAGAGCGGCGTGGTCCGCATCGCCGATGACGCGGTCTCGTTCGAGCGAGCCATCGAAAGCGCGCTCGAAGACGGACAGGACCGCGCAGCATTCATCGGCCGCGTCGAAGCGGTGCTGGCCGGAACTTCGTGGGACAACACGTGCGCCGCAATGGTCGCCGAGGTGAAAAAATGCGCATCGTAG
- a CDS encoding family 1 glycosylhydrolase, protein MDDRLVLWGGLECTVNRVRDTFFSQLDRNGHATREDDLQRFASLGIRALRYPVLWERTAPSSIDEADWSWLDARLPTLRALGVEPIAGLLHHGSGPLPGGLLDPHFASRLAEFARAVAERYPWLSYYTPVNEPNTTARFSGLYGVWHPHGTNDRTYLEALINQCKATVHAMREVRKVNPHAKLVQTDDLGKTQGTPAMAGLVNFYNERRWLSWDLLCGKVTRQHALWRYFMDAGVAEEDVLWFVDNPCPPDIVGINYYITSERWLDHRTHQYPQAYRCEWYGHRLADIEAARALAHPPQGIRTVIDEAWQRYRLPLAVTEAHIDSTRQDQLRWLHEIWTAASEARQEGADVRAVTVWALLGSYDWNCLVTEERGYYESGAFDVRGHEPRETAVAALMRDLAAGRPHDHPVLHGTGWWRRPGRFLCEPVVLDASGTLTAPARQSHLTHSPAPILVVGDGALAQLFATICAQRDLRYAAVSADDVLGNEAIGTFEPWAVVNAIDPPDADDAGRSPGDRLRAMTTTAAALADACAAAGIEYLAFSSDRVFDGRATCPYVETDDVSPLDRLGRCMVETEREVLRRFPEALVVRTGPIFGLWDSGDFLAPTLHALAEDRSFVAAKDVTISPTYAPDLVHACLDLLIDRESGIVHLSSRGALTCFEFAVQAASLAGLDTNLIDARNVESMRPPAPQPLYRALASRRAAVLPTLQDALRRCIEHWRAQVREREPGLAMQTRSDA, encoded by the coding sequence ATGGATGATCGGCTGGTGCTGTGGGGAGGACTGGAATGCACGGTCAACCGGGTGCGGGATACGTTCTTCAGCCAGTTAGACCGTAACGGACATGCGACGCGGGAAGACGATCTCCAGCGCTTCGCCTCGCTGGGCATACGGGCGCTGCGGTATCCGGTGCTGTGGGAAAGAACGGCGCCGTCGAGTATCGACGAAGCCGACTGGTCATGGCTCGATGCTCGCTTGCCGACGCTTCGCGCATTGGGCGTCGAGCCGATAGCGGGCCTCCTGCATCATGGAAGCGGGCCGCTGCCCGGCGGACTGCTCGACCCGCACTTCGCGAGCAGGCTCGCGGAATTCGCACGAGCGGTCGCTGAGCGCTATCCGTGGCTTTCGTACTACACGCCGGTCAACGAGCCGAACACCACCGCGCGATTCAGCGGGCTTTACGGCGTATGGCATCCGCATGGCACGAATGACCGGACGTATCTCGAAGCGCTGATCAATCAGTGCAAGGCGACGGTGCATGCGATGCGCGAAGTGCGGAAGGTCAACCCGCACGCGAAGCTCGTGCAAACCGACGATCTCGGCAAGACGCAAGGCACGCCGGCGATGGCCGGGCTCGTCAACTTTTACAACGAGCGGCGCTGGCTTTCGTGGGATCTGCTGTGCGGCAAGGTGACACGGCAACATGCGTTGTGGCGATACTTCATGGATGCGGGCGTCGCGGAAGAAGACGTGCTGTGGTTCGTCGACAATCCGTGTCCGCCGGATATCGTCGGCATCAACTACTACATCACGAGCGAGCGCTGGCTCGATCACCGGACGCATCAGTATCCGCAGGCGTACCGGTGCGAATGGTACGGTCATCGACTCGCCGACATCGAAGCGGCGCGCGCGCTCGCGCATCCGCCGCAGGGCATACGGACCGTGATCGACGAAGCGTGGCAGCGGTATCGCTTGCCGCTCGCAGTCACGGAAGCGCATATCGACTCGACGCGTCAGGACCAGTTGCGCTGGCTGCACGAGATATGGACCGCCGCGAGCGAAGCACGCCAAGAAGGCGCTGACGTGCGTGCCGTGACAGTGTGGGCGCTGCTCGGCTCGTACGACTGGAACTGCCTCGTCACGGAGGAACGCGGCTACTACGAATCGGGCGCATTCGACGTGCGCGGACACGAGCCGCGCGAAACGGCCGTTGCCGCGCTGATGCGCGATCTCGCCGCAGGACGTCCGCACGATCATCCTGTTCTGCATGGCACGGGATGGTGGCGCCGTCCGGGGCGCTTTCTGTGCGAGCCGGTCGTACTCGACGCATCCGGCACGCTGACCGCACCGGCGCGTCAAAGTCATCTGACGCACTCGCCTGCGCCGATTCTCGTCGTCGGCGACGGCGCGCTGGCGCAACTTTTCGCAACCATCTGCGCACAGCGCGACTTGCGATACGCCGCCGTGTCAGCGGACGACGTGCTCGGCAATGAGGCGATCGGCACGTTCGAGCCTTGGGCCGTCGTCAATGCAATCGATCCTCCCGATGCCGATGATGCCGGACGCAGTCCGGGCGATCGCCTTCGCGCGATGACGACGACAGCCGCCGCGCTGGCCGACGCTTGCGCCGCAGCGGGAATCGAATATCTCGCCTTCTCGTCCGATCGCGTGTTCGACGGCCGCGCGACGTGCCCGTATGTCGAAACGGACGACGTGAGCCCGCTCGATCGTCTGGGCCGTTGCATGGTCGAGACCGAACGAGAGGTGTTGAGGCGTTTTCCGGAGGCGCTCGTCGTTCGCACGGGTCCGATCTTCGGTCTATGGGACAGCGGAGACTTTCTCGCCCCGACTTTGCACGCACTCGCTGAAGACCGCTCGTTCGTCGCCGCAAAGGACGTGACGATATCGCCGACCTATGCGCCCGACCTCGTGCACGCGTGCCTCGATTTGTTGATCGATCGCGAGTCGGGCATCGTGCATTTGAGCAGCCGCGGCGCCCTCACGTGCTTCGAATTTGCGGTTCAGGCAGCGAGCCTGGCCGGTCTCGATACGAACCTCATCGACGCGCGCAACGTCGAGTCGATGCGTCCGCCCGCGCCGCAGCCTCTTTATCGCGCGCTGGCCAGTCGAAGGGCCGCCGTGCTGCCGACGCTCCAGGATGCGCTTCGGCGCTGCATCGAACACTGGCGCGCGCAGGTGCGCGAGCGCGAGCCGGGACTCGCGATGCAGACGAGAAGCGACGCATGA